One window from the genome of Cryobacterium sp. GrIS_2_6 encodes:
- a CDS encoding helix-turn-helix transcriptional regulator has protein sequence MSATAAVSPSHRAMREEPMLEHAPRRSARIAEEIRGEMEYQGRTLKELSAATGISMAILRRRLTGEKSFYVEELERICRYLNISVIDLIERTEL, from the coding sequence ATGTCCGCGACAGCCGCTGTGTCACCCAGCCACCGTGCGATGCGGGAGGAACCGATGCTCGAGCATGCGCCGCGCCGAAGCGCCAGGATCGCCGAGGAGATCCGCGGCGAGATGGAGTACCAGGGCCGGACCCTGAAGGAGCTGTCCGCGGCGACCGGAATCTCGATGGCCATCCTGCGCCGACGGCTCACCGGGGAGAAATCGTTCTACGTCGAGGAACTCGAGCGGATCTGTCGCTACCTGAACATCTCCGTGATCGACCTCATCGAACGCACGGAGTTGTAG
- a CDS encoding MFS transporter, with product MSKEPSAAETSLAGQPAHGPLQRKVVGVLVAGQILGGIGMGATLSLGALLAAQLSGSSSWSGMAATMSTLGAALVAVPLARLAQARGRRLSLATGSLVAGAGAVLAITAVSVNVFALLLLALMMLGAGSAANLQARFAATDLASQAFRARDLSIVVWSTTIGAVLGPNLFGPGEVVGAFLGLPPMTGAFAFSLLATVGAAIVYTVGLRPDPLLTALRSRGTDSAAPRPRGGLDILRSTPSGRYAVAVIALSHATMVALMSMAPVHLREHGATLTVVGLTISLHVAGMYAFSPVFGWLADRVGRMPVILAGQALLLSSLTLFWLTGDSSTAMTAGLILLGLGWSASVVAGSALIGEAVGLNDRAALQGFSDLSMNAAGALGGALAGLVLGTVGYSGLGLATMILVGVVVAWSINRAAGARRTLAA from the coding sequence GTGTCCAAGGAACCGTCAGCCGCCGAGACCTCGCTGGCCGGGCAACCCGCCCACGGACCGCTGCAGCGCAAGGTCGTCGGCGTGCTCGTCGCGGGCCAGATTCTCGGTGGAATAGGCATGGGGGCGACCCTCTCCCTCGGTGCCCTTCTGGCGGCTCAGCTCTCCGGGTCGAGCTCCTGGTCGGGCATGGCCGCCACGATGAGCACTCTCGGCGCGGCCCTCGTCGCCGTGCCCCTCGCCCGGCTCGCCCAAGCCAGGGGGCGGCGACTTTCCCTTGCGACCGGTTCGCTCGTTGCCGGCGCCGGCGCCGTGCTTGCGATCACCGCGGTCTCCGTCAACGTCTTCGCTCTCCTGCTCCTGGCATTGATGATGCTCGGCGCCGGATCGGCCGCCAACCTGCAGGCCCGATTCGCCGCCACCGACCTGGCGAGCCAGGCCTTCCGGGCCCGCGATCTGTCGATTGTGGTCTGGTCCACGACGATCGGCGCCGTTCTCGGACCGAACCTGTTCGGCCCCGGCGAAGTCGTCGGCGCCTTCCTCGGCCTGCCCCCGATGACGGGTGCCTTCGCGTTCTCCCTGCTCGCCACGGTGGGCGCGGCGATCGTGTACACGGTCGGGCTCCGGCCCGACCCACTGTTGACGGCGCTCAGGTCCCGGGGGACGGATTCCGCCGCGCCTCGCCCACGCGGCGGCCTGGACATCCTGCGCTCCACCCCTTCCGGGCGCTATGCCGTCGCGGTGATCGCCCTGAGCCACGCCACGATGGTCGCCCTGATGTCTATGGCTCCCGTGCACCTGCGCGAGCATGGCGCCACCCTCACCGTCGTGGGGCTCACGATCAGCCTCCACGTCGCCGGCATGTACGCCTTCTCCCCCGTGTTCGGCTGGCTGGCCGACCGGGTAGGACGGATGCCCGTCATCCTCGCCGGCCAGGCCCTGCTGTTGTCGTCGCTCACCCTCTTCTGGCTCACCGGAGACTCGAGCACCGCCATGACCGCCGGCCTGATCCTGCTCGGCCTCGGCTGGTCGGCATCCGTCGTCGCGGGCTCAGCCCTCATCGGCGAGGCGGTCGGGCTGAATGACCGCGCGGCCCTGCAGGGCTTCTCCGACCTGTCGATGAACGCGGCCGGCGCCCTTGGCGGCGCCCTGGCCGGCCTGGTGCTCGGCACCGTCGGCTATTCCGGCCTCGGCCTGGCCACCATGATCCTGGTGGGCGTCGTCGTGGCCTGGTCGATCAACCGGGCCGCCGGCGCCCGACGCACCCTCGCTGCCTGA
- a CDS encoding Ig-like domain-containing protein — protein sequence MPIALRHARSPIRLVAPVFLVTAALLLLSLGGFLPGNLALGGFLVGTDAARAATSPAPPPSGPAATPLSPSPTIDSPPARTFVGRSTTTVSGTRAANQEIQLLNPGEGDPLCIIAATPSTDWSCTANLPSGQNVRLKIVVTGDSSLVAEETIDVLGEPVVTGGPLGNPASNGTVRGSAYPGASVVASVSTGETCPATADTGGAWACTFPNLPSSGIHTVTAAQQTGFSAPSWSNDSAALSIRFDSDRPAAPVLSSPTAGARVPLAGSSYTGTGEDGATVTVFAGPYSLCTVAVAAGAWACTATGTVAAGNYLVIAAQQDAAGNQSQGSPGLGVDFGPAPDTSPSAAPPSSSSSPSSEAGSSSPTATAPASAPGTRSESATATPAPTATPTAVAPAPRGGGSSSGHDPTLPGGWNDPTQFTSAVLPPGANSDFSWLEAVLFAIGALVLLVIPARLLSGTIVRARDGRPLWNTAALSGRNQAKEEFDKAPTVIVNRWLLAAASVAAAATLTMLSGTVSSQPAYLRLLLAVMLALIVVNTVGALVPQWWSSRVCGVPASVTFLPRYLLLVAVTALGSRVFEIHPALLFGLLGSVAVSNGHSAIHRGQLAALRAGSLLALALLGWLALGMLPTGADFGDLLAAEVANSVVLTAIGSALLVLIPIGSTSGRSIVAWSPLVWIGLTLAAFTIMFAVLNPVVGLWHGEGSVTLMWVASGLFAALSVSAWAWQRFVVPEPTR from the coding sequence ATGCCCATCGCGCTTCGTCATGCCCGGTCACCGATCCGGCTCGTCGCGCCGGTGTTCCTCGTCACTGCGGCGCTTCTGCTCCTGAGCCTCGGCGGTTTCCTGCCGGGCAACCTCGCCCTCGGCGGTTTCCTGGTGGGCACGGATGCCGCCCGCGCCGCGACCTCCCCCGCCCCGCCCCCGAGCGGGCCGGCCGCAACCCCGCTTTCGCCATCCCCCACGATCGACAGTCCACCGGCCCGTACCTTCGTCGGCCGCTCGACCACGACGGTCTCCGGCACCCGCGCAGCAAATCAGGAGATCCAGCTCCTCAACCCGGGTGAGGGCGACCCGCTCTGCATCATCGCAGCCACCCCGTCGACGGACTGGTCCTGCACCGCAAACCTCCCGAGCGGGCAGAACGTCCGCCTGAAGATCGTCGTTACGGGCGATTCGAGCCTCGTCGCCGAAGAGACCATCGACGTGCTCGGTGAACCCGTCGTGACGGGCGGGCCGCTCGGCAATCCGGCGTCGAACGGAACCGTCCGGGGATCCGCGTACCCGGGGGCGTCCGTCGTCGCCTCGGTGTCGACCGGCGAGACCTGCCCGGCGACGGCAGACACGGGCGGGGCGTGGGCATGCACCTTCCCGAACCTGCCGAGCAGCGGCATCCACACCGTGACGGCCGCGCAGCAGACCGGGTTCAGCGCGCCCTCCTGGTCGAACGACAGTGCAGCGCTCAGCATCCGTTTCGACTCCGACCGGCCCGCCGCTCCCGTCCTCTCGTCACCGACCGCCGGCGCGCGGGTGCCCCTGGCGGGGTCGAGCTACACCGGGACGGGTGAGGACGGCGCCACCGTCACCGTGTTCGCCGGCCCGTACTCGCTGTGCACCGTCGCCGTCGCCGCGGGGGCCTGGGCCTGCACCGCGACGGGCACGGTCGCCGCGGGCAACTACCTCGTGATCGCCGCCCAACAGGATGCCGCCGGAAACCAGAGTCAGGGAAGCCCCGGCCTCGGCGTCGACTTCGGTCCCGCACCGGACACGTCTCCCTCAGCCGCCCCTCCATCGTCGTCGTCGTCGCCCTCTTCCGAGGCCGGGAGCAGCTCCCCGACAGCCACTGCTCCGGCGTCGGCGCCCGGCACCCGGTCCGAGAGCGCCACCGCCACCCCGGCACCCACGGCGACCCCGACGGCAGTCGCACCTGCACCACGGGGCGGCGGTTCGTCATCCGGACATGATCCCACCCTCCCCGGCGGCTGGAACGACCCCACCCAGTTCACGAGCGCGGTGCTACCCCCGGGCGCGAACTCTGACTTCTCCTGGCTCGAGGCCGTTCTCTTCGCCATCGGCGCCCTCGTGCTCCTCGTCATTCCCGCCCGTTTGCTGAGCGGCACGATCGTGCGGGCACGGGACGGCCGCCCGCTCTGGAACACCGCCGCCCTCTCCGGCCGCAACCAGGCGAAGGAGGAATTCGACAAGGCCCCCACCGTGATCGTGAACCGCTGGCTCCTCGCGGCCGCCTCGGTCGCCGCTGCCGCGACGCTCACCATGCTCTCCGGAACCGTGTCGAGCCAGCCGGCCTATCTGCGGCTGCTGCTCGCGGTCATGCTCGCCCTGATCGTCGTCAACACGGTCGGAGCCCTCGTGCCGCAGTGGTGGAGCTCCCGGGTGTGTGGCGTGCCGGCATCCGTCACATTCCTGCCGCGGTACCTGCTGCTCGTCGCGGTGACCGCGCTCGGCTCGCGCGTGTTCGAGATCCACCCGGCCCTGCTCTTCGGGCTGCTCGGCAGCGTTGCCGTCTCGAACGGCCACAGCGCGATCCATCGCGGCCAGCTTGCGGCGCTGCGTGCCGGAAGCCTGCTCGCGCTCGCTCTCCTCGGCTGGCTCGCACTGGGGATGCTGCCGACCGGCGCGGATTTCGGGGACCTGCTCGCCGCCGAGGTCGCCAACAGCGTCGTGCTGACCGCGATCGGATCGGCGCTGCTCGTGCTCATCCCGATCGGCAGCACGAGCGGGCGCAGCATCGTCGCCTGGTCGCCGCTCGTCTGGATCGGGTTGACCCTCGCCGCCTTCACGATCATGTTCGCCGTGCTGAACCCCGTCGTCGGGCTGTGGCACGGCGAGGGCAGCGTGACCCTGATGTGGGTCGCCTCTGGTCTCTTCGCGGCCCTCAGCGTCAGCGCCTGGGCCTGGCAGCGCTTCGTGGTCCCTGAGCCCACCCGGTAG
- a CDS encoding D-arabinono-1,4-lactone oxidase produces MTNTGALWQNWARSESVRPARVERPTSVVAVQRAVVAAARSGMPIKAVGSGHSFSGIAVAPGVLLDLADLSGIVGVDTATGRVTLAAGTRLHRIRGLLAPYGLALANMGDVDRQTISGATSTGTHGTGSAFGGLVTQIVGLTLVTGDGELLHVSETENAEIFPAARLGLGALGILVDVTIQCVPAFLLHAVEQAEPLGEVLDTFDERSRAADHFEFYWFPHTEKALTKTNTRLDPAAGRAPLAPVSRWIDDELLANGVFGALCTIGAVLPESVPTINRVAERFMARREYTDASTRIFVSRRAVRFHEMEYALPIAAIPSAVREIRELIQRSGWRISFPIEVRSAAADDVWLSTAYGREAGYIAVHRFFREKPAEYFTAVEAIMRSHDGRPHWGKMHTRDAESLRETYPHFDDFVAVRDRLDPERRFTNRYLERVLGR; encoded by the coding sequence GTGACGAACACCGGTGCTCTCTGGCAGAACTGGGCGCGCAGCGAGTCCGTCCGGCCGGCCAGGGTCGAGCGGCCCACGAGTGTCGTGGCCGTGCAGCGTGCGGTCGTTGCCGCGGCGAGATCCGGGATGCCGATCAAGGCCGTGGGCTCTGGACACAGCTTCTCCGGCATCGCCGTCGCCCCCGGCGTGCTCCTCGACCTGGCAGACCTCTCCGGCATCGTCGGCGTCGACACGGCCACCGGCCGTGTCACCCTCGCCGCAGGCACCCGACTGCACCGGATCCGCGGCCTGCTCGCGCCCTACGGGCTGGCCCTCGCCAACATGGGAGACGTCGACCGGCAGACGATCTCCGGGGCGACCTCGACGGGAACCCACGGAACCGGATCGGCCTTCGGCGGACTCGTCACCCAGATCGTCGGCCTCACCCTCGTCACAGGCGACGGCGAACTCCTGCACGTGAGCGAGACCGAGAACGCGGAGATCTTCCCCGCCGCCCGCCTCGGTCTCGGCGCGCTCGGCATCCTCGTCGACGTGACGATCCAGTGCGTCCCGGCCTTCCTCCTGCACGCCGTCGAACAGGCCGAACCGCTCGGCGAGGTACTCGACACCTTCGACGAGCGCAGCCGCGCCGCCGACCACTTCGAGTTCTACTGGTTCCCGCACACCGAGAAGGCCCTCACCAAGACGAACACCCGGCTGGACCCGGCCGCCGGGCGCGCGCCGCTCGCGCCGGTCTCCCGCTGGATCGACGACGAACTTCTTGCCAACGGCGTCTTCGGGGCTCTCTGCACGATCGGGGCCGTGCTCCCGGAGTCCGTTCCGACAATCAACCGGGTGGCGGAGCGCTTCATGGCCCGGCGGGAATACACGGATGCCTCGACGCGCATTTTCGTGAGCCGGCGCGCCGTGCGTTTTCACGAGATGGAATACGCGCTCCCGATCGCCGCGATTCCGTCGGCCGTGCGCGAGATCCGCGAACTCATCCAGCGCTCCGGTTGGCGGATCTCGTTCCCGATCGAGGTGCGGTCCGCCGCCGCGGACGACGTGTGGCTCTCCACGGCCTACGGCCGTGAGGCCGGGTACATCGCCGTGCATCGCTTCTTCCGGGAGAAACCGGCCGAGTACTTCACCGCCGTCGAGGCCATCATGCGCTCCCACGACGGGCGCCCGCACTGGGGAAAGATGCACACGAGGGATGCCGAATCCCTTCGCGAGACCTATCCGCACTTCGACGACTTCGTCGCCGTACGCGACAGGCTCGACCCCGAGCGCCGGTTCACGAACCGGTACCTCGAACGGGTCCTCGGGCGGTAA
- a CDS encoding Ppx/GppA phosphatase family protein: protein MDVGSNTVHLLVVDAHAGAQPVPMASDKAVLRLMRYLTPEGAITGEGCAAVLSAVQHAADVASRHQVDDLLPFATSALRDATNGPELLATIERETGIALQVLSGEDEARLTFLAVRRWYGWSARDILLFDIGGGSLEIAAGANETPAVALSVPLGAGRTTVGFLHHDPPLAEEVAALRAHAADVLAEAVASFAGQPAPHHVVGSSKTIRSLAKLAGYTSDGFGSGERMLLSRAQLADWVPRLARIPADARPALPGITANRTFQIVAGGIVLEAAMAALKVDELEVSPWALREGIILRYLDRLG from the coding sequence ATTGACGTCGGTTCGAATACCGTCCACCTGCTCGTCGTCGACGCCCATGCCGGCGCCCAACCGGTCCCGATGGCTTCCGACAAGGCCGTCCTCCGGTTGATGCGGTATCTCACCCCGGAAGGGGCGATCACCGGGGAGGGCTGCGCGGCCGTGCTGTCCGCGGTGCAGCACGCGGCCGACGTCGCGAGCCGGCACCAGGTCGACGACCTGCTCCCCTTCGCGACCTCCGCCCTCCGCGACGCCACGAACGGCCCGGAACTGCTCGCGACGATCGAGCGGGAGACCGGCATCGCCCTGCAGGTCCTCTCCGGCGAGGACGAGGCTCGCCTCACCTTCCTCGCGGTGCGACGGTGGTACGGCTGGTCGGCTCGGGACATCCTGCTGTTCGACATCGGCGGCGGCTCTCTCGAGATCGCCGCCGGCGCGAACGAGACACCGGCGGTGGCCCTCTCGGTCCCGCTCGGCGCCGGGCGCACGACCGTAGGATTCCTGCACCACGATCCCCCGCTCGCCGAGGAGGTTGCGGCCCTGCGCGCACACGCGGCCGACGTGCTCGCCGAGGCCGTCGCATCCTTCGCCGGACAGCCGGCCCCGCACCACGTCGTCGGCTCGTCCAAGACGATCAGGTCCCTGGCGAAGCTCGCAGGGTATACCTCGGACGGTTTCGGTTCGGGTGAGCGGATGCTGCTCAGCCGCGCCCAGCTTGCGGACTGGGTGCCCCGGCTGGCCCGCATTCCTGCGGACGCCCGCCCCGCCCTGCCCGGCATCACCGCCAACCGCACGTTCCAGATCGTGGCGGGCGGGATCGTGCTCGAGGCAGCGATGGCCGCCCTGAAGGTCGACGAACTCGAGGTCTCGCCCTGGGCCCTCCGCGAGGGCATCATCCTCCGTTACCTCGACCGCCTCGGCTGA
- a CDS encoding family 1 glycosylhydrolase: MSSKPINTNTVAGRAWPHRANELGDRLPDGFTIGVASSAFQIEGAARDGGRAESTWDPFTATAGRIVDASNASVSADHYNKLPEDLTLLGELGVDAYRFSFAWSRVQPDGRGALARTGLAFYDRLVDGLLAAGIRPMATLHQRDLPLALRGGWLNRDTASRFADYAYELGAVFGDRVDAWVTLDEPATVTLAGYALGTDAPGEARLFAALPAAHHQLLGHGLAVQGLRAADVRGGVGIANAYSPVQPASDREADEVAAALFDLLHNRVFADAVLLGSYPVPPEPYETELRLLLETEPEDLRTIHQPLDFYGLNYVQPSRVAAGPVPVVSGAIAGGDPSGNGAGGARGEAGAGSGPRGPGSRGPGSRGPASRAGGPGGPGAAGSGVGPRTAANAGTVDENAPVVSFPFHVLPFREFTVTGAARAIAPDYLGVALAELATRYGDALPPVYLTSLGASFPDQVDSRGAVDDPARIDYLAEHLVAALDAVAPGKPAAAVSLRGAFVWSLLDGFEWTAGYTQRYGLVRVDFADPERKRTPKSSYHWLQKVLAAR, translated from the coding sequence ATGAGCAGTAAGCCGATCAACACCAACACGGTCGCAGGCCGGGCCTGGCCGCACCGCGCCAACGAACTCGGCGACCGGCTCCCCGACGGCTTCACGATCGGGGTCGCGAGTTCTGCGTTCCAGATCGAGGGCGCCGCCCGCGACGGCGGGCGCGCCGAGTCGACCTGGGACCCGTTCACGGCGACCGCCGGCCGCATCGTGGACGCGTCGAACGCATCCGTTTCTGCGGACCACTACAACAAGCTGCCCGAGGACCTCACCCTCCTGGGCGAGCTCGGAGTCGACGCCTACCGGTTCTCGTTCGCGTGGTCCCGGGTGCAGCCGGACGGACGCGGGGCGCTCGCGCGCACCGGGCTCGCGTTCTACGACCGGCTCGTCGACGGGCTGCTCGCGGCCGGCATTCGCCCGATGGCGACGCTGCACCAGCGTGACCTGCCGCTCGCCCTGCGCGGCGGCTGGCTGAACCGGGACACCGCCTCGCGCTTCGCGGACTACGCCTACGAGCTCGGGGCCGTGTTCGGCGATCGGGTCGACGCCTGGGTCACCCTCGACGAGCCCGCGACCGTGACGCTCGCCGGCTACGCACTCGGCACGGATGCCCCCGGCGAGGCCCGCCTGTTCGCCGCACTGCCGGCCGCACACCACCAGCTTCTCGGCCACGGCCTCGCGGTTCAGGGTCTGCGCGCCGCCGACGTGCGCGGCGGCGTCGGAATCGCGAACGCGTACTCGCCCGTGCAGCCGGCGAGCGACAGGGAGGCAGACGAAGTCGCCGCCGCGCTCTTCGACCTGCTGCACAACCGCGTTTTCGCCGACGCCGTTCTCCTCGGGAGCTACCCGGTGCCGCCGGAGCCCTACGAGACCGAGCTGCGGCTGCTGCTCGAGACGGAGCCGGAGGACCTGCGCACCATCCACCAGCCGCTGGACTTCTACGGTCTCAACTACGTGCAGCCGTCACGGGTCGCGGCAGGGCCTGTTCCGGTCGTGAGCGGCGCGATCGCCGGCGGCGACCCCTCCGGGAACGGAGCGGGCGGGGCGCGCGGTGAGGCCGGCGCTGGCTCGGGTCCGCGCGGCCCCGGCTCCCGCGGTCCCGGCTCCCGCGGGCCGGCAAGCCGGGCGGGCGGCCCTGGCGGACCGGGTGCCGCCGGCTCGGGCGTCGGGCCGCGGACCGCCGCGAACGCCGGCACGGTCGACGAGAACGCGCCCGTGGTCTCCTTCCCGTTCCACGTGCTCCCGTTCCGGGAGTTCACGGTCACCGGGGCTGCACGCGCGATCGCGCCCGACTACCTCGGCGTCGCGCTCGCCGAGCTCGCGACCCGGTACGGCGACGCACTCCCTCCGGTGTACCTCACGAGCCTCGGAGCGAGTTTCCCTGACCAGGTCGACAGCCGCGGCGCCGTCGACGACCCCGCCAGGATCGACTACCTCGCCGAACACCTCGTCGCCGCACTCGACGCCGTCGCACCGGGCAAGCCGGCGGCGGCGGTCAGCCTGCGCGGGGCCTTCGTCTGGTCGCTGCTCGACGGCTTCGAGTGGACCGCGGGCTACACCCAGCGTTACGGCCTGGTGCGGGTCGACTTCGCGGACCCCGAGCGGAAGCGCACCCCGAAGTCCTCGTACCACTGGCTCCAGAAGGTGCTCGCCGCCCGCTGA
- a CDS encoding alanine racemase has protein sequence MTLPDLRVPATGAPWLRPESYWPALTEATSHLDTPVAALHLGALRHNTHDMLRRAGGTPIRVASKSIRVRGVLEAILAVPGYQGVLAYTLAEALWLAESLDDVVVGYPSVDRGAIGVLGRSALLASRVTLMVDSLAQLDLIDTVIPPHRRETIRLCIELDAGWKNPVLGHLGVLRSPVHTIQEARDFAAAIVARPGFALVGLMAYESQVAGLGDRPAGRGPRALSTGIVNRWVRRHSIAELGVRRAAAVAAVREVAPLEFVNGGGTGSLESTHADASVTDIAAGSGFFGGHLFDNYSAFTPAPAAAFALSVVRKPSSVTATLLGGGWVASGPPGADRMPALAWPPGLAVVPREASGEVQTPLAGPGAAALDVGDRVWLRHTKSGELSEHVTEFAVVDDGRVVDMLPTYRGEGKAFL, from the coding sequence ATGACGCTTCCTGACTTGCGCGTTCCCGCCACCGGAGCGCCCTGGCTCCGACCGGAGAGCTACTGGCCGGCCCTGACCGAGGCCACCAGCCATCTCGACACGCCCGTCGCGGCTCTGCACCTCGGAGCGCTCCGCCACAACACCCACGACATGTTGCGACGCGCCGGTGGAACCCCGATCCGCGTCGCCTCGAAGTCGATCCGCGTCCGCGGCGTGCTCGAGGCCATCCTCGCCGTGCCCGGCTACCAGGGCGTGCTCGCGTACACCCTCGCCGAGGCGCTCTGGCTCGCGGAATCCCTGGACGACGTCGTGGTCGGCTATCCGAGCGTGGACCGGGGGGCGATCGGGGTCCTCGGCCGCTCGGCGCTGCTTGCCTCCCGGGTCACCCTGATGGTGGACTCGCTCGCCCAGCTCGACCTCATCGACACGGTGATCCCCCCGCACCGGCGCGAGACCATCCGACTGTGCATCGAGCTCGACGCCGGCTGGAAGAATCCGGTGCTCGGGCACCTCGGCGTGCTGCGCTCGCCGGTGCACACCATTCAGGAGGCCAGGGACTTCGCGGCGGCCATCGTCGCGCGCCCCGGCTTCGCGCTCGTCGGCCTGATGGCATACGAATCGCAGGTCGCCGGCCTCGGTGACCGGCCGGCCGGTCGCGGCCCCCGTGCGCTCAGCACCGGGATCGTGAACCGATGGGTGCGCCGCCACTCGATCGCCGAGCTCGGCGTGCGCCGCGCCGCCGCCGTCGCGGCCGTGCGCGAGGTCGCGCCGCTCGAGTTCGTGAACGGTGGCGGCACCGGTTCCCTCGAGAGCACCCACGCGGATGCCTCGGTCACCGATATCGCCGCGGGCAGCGGCTTCTTCGGCGGGCACCTCTTCGACAACTATTCGGCATTCACGCCCGCTCCCGCCGCGGCCTTCGCCCTCTCCGTGGTGCGGAAGCCGAGCTCGGTGACCGCGACGCTCCTCGGCGGCGGCTGGGTCGCATCCGGACCGCCGGGTGCCGACCGGATGCCGGCCCTCGCCTGGCCGCCCGGGCTCGCCGTCGTGCCGCGGGAAGCCTCCGGTGAGGTGCAGACCCCGCTCGCGGGCCCCGGAGCCGCGGCCCTGGACGTCGGCGACCGGGTCTGGCTGCGGCACACCAAGTCGGGGGAGCTCAGCGAACACGTGACAGAATTCGCAGTGGTGGACGACGGCCGGGTCGTCGACATGCTGCCCACCTACCGCGGCGAGGGGAAGGCGTTCCTGTGA
- a CDS encoding cation transporter produces MKPETGAPSRGLDPRRRGVLQRRIRWIVAITISYNVVEAIIALAAGTVATSAALIGFGLDSIVEVLSAAAIAWQFSAPDPEKRERVALRVIAFSFFGLAAYVSVDAALSLFGVREAVHSPVGIGLAMASLLVMPFLSWWERRTGTELGSVSAVADSKQTLICAYLSAALLLGLLLNTLLGWAWADSLAALFIVGFAVREGIEAWKGDTCAVPVAALTGERTVDPCD; encoded by the coding sequence ATGAAGCCAGAAACGGGTGCGCCGTCGCGCGGCCTGGATCCCCGGCGCAGAGGAGTCCTGCAGCGCCGGATCCGCTGGATCGTCGCTATCACGATCAGCTACAACGTGGTCGAGGCCATCATCGCCCTCGCCGCCGGAACCGTCGCCACCTCGGCCGCGCTGATCGGGTTCGGCCTCGATTCCATCGTGGAGGTCCTGTCCGCCGCCGCGATCGCGTGGCAGTTCTCCGCACCCGATCCGGAGAAGCGCGAACGGGTCGCCCTGCGGGTCATCGCTTTCTCGTTCTTCGGGCTCGCCGCCTATGTGAGTGTCGACGCCGCCCTGTCCCTCTTCGGAGTCCGGGAGGCCGTGCACAGCCCGGTCGGCATCGGGCTGGCCATGGCCAGCCTGCTCGTGATGCCGTTCCTGAGCTGGTGGGAACGTCGCACCGGGACGGAACTCGGCTCGGTTTCGGCCGTGGCCGATTCCAAGCAGACCCTGATCTGCGCCTACCTCTCGGCCGCTCTTCTGCTCGGGCTGTTACTGAATACCCTGCTCGGCTGGGCGTGGGCGGACTCGCTCGCGGCGCTGTTCATCGTCGGCTTCGCGGTCCGGGAAGGAATCGAGGCGTGGAAGGGCGACACCTGCGCCGTTCCCGTGGCCGCACTGACCGGCGAACGCACGGTCGATCCCTGCGACTGA
- a CDS encoding iron-containing redox enzyme family protein, whose translation MLHSTVARATVSARGPLSERLLGALFGITETGGAGLAGFEALAAGALGRVPDILVDEDLQLTLFLLYRLHYDGVVPGDDQWEWHPALLAARVVLERGFEAALRASAPQPPIPAATRDDVARALFTLTEHEHNPGLALYVARAASRQQAVEFLVHRSVYALKEADPYAWGIPRLAGRSKCALIEILAGEYGGGPVERMHSVLFADALRAAGLEGDYVASVDAVPAVTLASLNAISLFGLNRRLRGALVGHLAAFEMTSAIPSRLYSDGFQRLGFDDSVARYFDVHVEAGFAREQSACRDLAGSLAEDDPEAVGDIMFGASVFLTLDDRQSAHLLGSWAVGYPSLRSELSSR comes from the coding sequence ATGCTCCACTCCACCGTTGCTCGCGCGACCGTGTCTGCTCGCGGTCCTCTCAGTGAACGGCTCCTCGGCGCACTCTTCGGGATCACCGAAACTGGAGGGGCCGGCCTGGCCGGGTTCGAGGCGCTGGCCGCAGGCGCCCTGGGCCGAGTCCCGGACATCCTGGTCGACGAGGACCTGCAGCTGACTCTGTTCCTGCTGTACCGCCTGCACTACGACGGTGTCGTGCCGGGCGACGACCAGTGGGAATGGCATCCCGCCCTCCTGGCCGCACGTGTCGTCCTCGAGCGCGGTTTCGAGGCCGCATTGCGGGCCTCGGCGCCGCAGCCGCCGATTCCCGCGGCGACCCGCGACGACGTCGCCCGTGCACTCTTCACCCTGACCGAGCACGAGCACAACCCAGGCCTGGCACTCTACGTGGCGCGCGCGGCCTCCCGGCAGCAGGCCGTCGAGTTCCTCGTCCACCGCTCGGTCTACGCGCTCAAAGAGGCGGATCCGTACGCCTGGGGGATCCCGCGCCTGGCCGGCCGGTCCAAGTGCGCACTCATCGAAATCCTCGCCGGTGAATACGGCGGCGGCCCGGTCGAGCGGATGCATTCGGTCCTTTTCGCGGATGCCCTGAGGGCGGCGGGGCTTGAGGGAGACTACGTCGCATCCGTCGACGCGGTGCCTGCTGTCACGCTCGCTTCCCTCAACGCGATCTCCCTGTTCGGGCTCAACCGGCGCCTGCGCGGCGCGCTCGTCGGGCACCTGGCCGCGTTCGAGATGACGTCGGCGATTCCCAGCCGCTTGTACTCCGATGGATTCCAGCGGCTCGGTTTCGACGACAGTGTGGCCCGGTACTTCGATGTGCACGTCGAAGCCGGCTTCGCGCGCGAACAGTCGGCCTGCCGGGACCTGGCCGGTTCGCTCGCCGAAGATGACCCTGAGGCGGTCGGCGACATCATGTTCGGAGCGAGCGTCTTCCTGACTCTTGATGACCGTCAGTCGGCGCATCTGCTCGGCAGCTGGGCGGTCGGCTATCCCTCACTGCGATCGGAGCTGAGCAGCCGGTAA